A window of the Fibrobacter sp. UWH4 genome harbors these coding sequences:
- the ndk gene encoding nucleoside-diphosphate kinase, producing MEMTFAMIKPNAVKSGLIGRIIDRYIAAGLSVCAVKMHQMTSADARGFYAEHVEKPFFGELEAYMTKGPSVMLALGGENAIAKVRAINGATNPAKAEPGTLRYDFAPSMTENVVHSSDSPESAKRELDFWFKEDERYAYEMPSLKACCVL from the coding sequence ATGGAAATGACATTTGCAATGATCAAGCCCAATGCGGTCAAGTCTGGCCTCATCGGACGCATTATCGACCGTTACATCGCTGCAGGCCTCTCCGTCTGCGCCGTGAAGATGCACCAGATGACCTCTGCCGATGCTCGCGGTTTCTACGCCGAACACGTGGAAAAGCCGTTCTTCGGCGAACTTGAAGCCTACATGACCAAGGGCCCGTCCGTGATGCTCGCCCTCGGCGGCGAAAATGCCATTGCCAAGGTTCGCGCCATCAACGGTGCCACCAATCCGGCTAAGGCGGAACCCGGTACCCTCCGCTACGATTTTGCCCCTTCCATGACCGAAAACGTCGTGCACAGCTCCGACAGTCCTGAATCCGCCAAGCGCGAACTGGACTTCTGGTTCAAGGAAGACGAACGCTACGCTTACGAAATGCCGAGCCTCAAGGCTTGCTGCGTCCTCTAA
- a CDS encoding amino acid ABC transporter substrate-binding protein → MKKLLAMFAAVACAAVLSACNDQKAESKAQADESLNKVKAAGEFVLGLDDSFPPMGFRDKDNNIVGFDIDLATEVCARLGVKLKTQPISWDAKEQELNTGKIDCIWNGMSVDSARAKAMNLSDPYLKNRMIFTVKDKALANLAALAGKKIAVQNGSTAQKLLDASEAGKAAKEIVPFDDNQTALMDLDKGGVDAVFLDEIVAKYWIVTNAKDYTVLEEGLSDEVYAVGFRKKDQALRDAVNSTLAAMKADGKFDEISAKWFGK, encoded by the coding sequence ATGAAAAAACTTTTAGCGATGTTTGCGGCGGTTGCGTGTGCCGCGGTTCTTTCTGCCTGTAACGACCAGAAGGCGGAATCCAAGGCTCAAGCCGATGAATCCCTGAACAAGGTGAAGGCGGCGGGCGAGTTTGTGCTCGGTCTCGACGATTCCTTCCCGCCGATGGGTTTCCGCGACAAGGACAACAACATCGTGGGTTTCGATATCGACCTCGCCACCGAAGTTTGTGCGCGCCTGGGCGTGAAACTCAAGACGCAGCCGATTTCTTGGGACGCGAAGGAACAGGAACTGAACACCGGCAAGATTGACTGCATCTGGAACGGCATGAGCGTGGACAGTGCCCGCGCGAAAGCGATGAACTTGAGCGACCCGTACCTCAAGAACCGCATGATTTTCACGGTGAAGGACAAGGCTCTTGCAAATCTCGCTGCCCTCGCCGGCAAGAAGATCGCCGTGCAGAACGGCTCTACTGCCCAGAAGCTCCTGGATGCCTCCGAGGCGGGCAAGGCCGCCAAGGAAATCGTCCCGTTTGATGACAACCAGACGGCGCTCATGGATTTGGACAAGGGCGGTGTCGACGCCGTGTTCCTGGACGAAATTGTGGCCAAGTACTGGATTGTGACGAACGCGAAGGACTACACGGTGCTCGAGGAAGGCCTCTCCGACGAAGTCTACGCCGTGGGTTTCCGCAAGAAGGACCAGGCCCTGCGAGATGCCGTGAATTCCACCCTGGCTGCCATGAAGGCCGACGGCAAGTTTGACGAAATCTCTGCCAAGTGGTTCGGCAAATAG
- a CDS encoding amino acid ABC transporter permease, with amino-acid sequence MSELSTLLPILWGGFCTTLAIFGLTLLFSIPLGLLIAVLKMSKWRVVRYPVSFYISVMRGTPLLLQIVAIYFGSYYLSEYAGVDFSFDRFPAVIVAFSINYAAYFAEIFRGGIQSIPKGQYEAAYMLGMTRTQTFFRIILPQVVKRVVPASANEVITLVKDTSLAQVIAVTELFALAKKQQAAYASIYPLFVAGVFYYVANLLLSVLFAYVERKLNYYK; translated from the coding sequence ATGTCGGAATTGTCAACGCTTTTGCCTATCCTTTGGGGCGGCTTCTGCACGACGCTCGCCATTTTCGGGCTTACGCTCCTGTTCTCGATTCCGCTGGGTCTGCTCATTGCGGTCCTCAAGATGAGCAAGTGGCGCGTGGTGCGTTACCCGGTGTCGTTCTACATCTCGGTGATGCGCGGCACCCCTTTGCTGCTCCAGATTGTGGCGATTTACTTTGGCTCCTACTACCTGAGCGAATATGCGGGCGTGGATTTTTCGTTTGACCGCTTCCCGGCGGTAATCGTGGCGTTTTCGATAAACTATGCGGCCTACTTTGCCGAAATTTTCCGCGGCGGCATCCAGTCCATACCCAAGGGGCAGTACGAGGCGGCCTACATGCTGGGCATGACCCGCACGCAGACGTTCTTCCGTATTATCCTCCCGCAGGTGGTCAAGCGCGTGGTACCCGCGAGCGCGAACGAAGTCATCACGCTGGTGAAGGATACTTCCCTTGCGCAGGTGATTGCGGTGACGGAACTTTTTGCGCTGGCCAAGAAACAGCAGGCCGCCTACGCGAGCATTTATCCGCTGTTCGTGGCGGGCGTATTCTACTATGTGGCGAACCTTTTGCTGAGTGTGCTTTTTGCCTACGTGGAACGCAAGCTCAATTACTATAAGTGA
- a CDS encoding tetratricopeptide repeat protein has protein sequence MKAKLLALASLASLFFLNGCNCIGDKDTILARIDKEKVYQEDYQLLLKNEGFPKEDKGKFLYDNLYSRAALVSRAVSEYPELEQEWESAYKDLKPRILTMVYQRFYVMECLKYDDETLRQHYDMNRALFDSDSTAGFYSVRGSVAESYYVSKNQEKWLAYLAENLSKGSKDTLVLQKRFVGEYREHLRDSISTLVKENKNIVVHEIPKPEPRAYYDSHKDSFMTVPGYELYHIQGTNKDSLASLFETTPSLDAFKQKAAAVSQNALTSKDSGYVGGVKQDYAMPYDIGMVPNLSEELKDHEAGYVTPALQDNKGLFHVFYLASRVPSTLKPFERVQAGIEAGIKSGELFEVDSAFVLISKNGKPLLTEKDLLRFNEEYARTRLNKFSHDRMVRMWTEFFAYEDLAEKDRLNHSWESRAIARDTRWDYIIKNYSQKAGNALSESDIPENLYKYEYYTGYRLMTFGKSLEQSIPETYSRIRSEYKKNWIGRKSAEAYEAATVHIYNMDTPEYKPEMVADVLLKKADSLFKANNRSAAIETYRKLQMAFADVDSLLEKATYEMALAQSENEDFKQAEAGYYAFYSIWPESPNAEKAMFSRGFILNENLGMNTRAQVVLEEFLQKYPNSELKESAQWLVDNIKSNGKLADDLMKKIEAEE, from the coding sequence ATGAAGGCAAAACTTCTGGCTCTCGCTTCATTGGCATCGCTGTTTTTTCTGAACGGCTGTAACTGTATCGGCGACAAGGATACAATCCTTGCTCGTATCGATAAAGAAAAAGTCTATCAGGAAGACTATCAGTTGCTTCTAAAGAATGAAGGCTTTCCCAAGGAAGACAAGGGTAAATTCTTGTACGATAATCTGTATTCCAGAGCGGCACTGGTGTCTAGGGCCGTTTCGGAATATCCGGAATTGGAACAGGAGTGGGAGAGTGCCTACAAGGATCTTAAGCCTCGTATTTTGACGATGGTGTACCAGCGCTTCTACGTGATGGAATGCCTGAAGTACGATGACGAAACCTTGCGGCAGCATTATGACATGAACCGTGCGCTTTTCGATAGTGATTCAACCGCCGGTTTCTATAGTGTTCGTGGAAGTGTTGCTGAATCGTATTACGTGTCGAAGAATCAGGAAAAATGGCTGGCTTATTTGGCCGAAAATTTGTCCAAGGGTTCCAAGGATACGCTCGTCTTGCAGAAGCGCTTTGTAGGAGAATACAGGGAACACCTTCGTGATTCCATTTCGACTCTTGTGAAGGAAAACAAGAATATTGTCGTTCATGAAATTCCCAAGCCGGAGCCGAGAGCTTATTACGACAGTCACAAGGATTCTTTCATGACGGTTCCTGGCTATGAACTGTATCATATTCAGGGAACGAACAAGGATTCTCTTGCTAGTTTGTTTGAAACGACTCCTTCCTTGGACGCATTTAAGCAGAAGGCTGCCGCTGTCAGTCAGAATGCTTTGACCTCTAAGGACAGTGGATATGTGGGGGGCGTGAAGCAGGATTATGCCATGCCTTACGATATCGGTATGGTCCCGAATCTGTCCGAGGAACTCAAGGACCATGAAGCGGGCTATGTAACTCCGGCTTTGCAGGACAACAAGGGCTTGTTCCACGTGTTCTATCTAGCATCTCGAGTTCCGTCTACGCTGAAACCCTTTGAGCGCGTCCAGGCCGGAATTGAAGCCGGAATCAAGTCGGGTGAACTTTTCGAAGTAGATTCCGCATTCGTGCTCATTTCCAAAAACGGAAAGCCGCTGCTTACCGAAAAGGATTTACTGCGCTTTAATGAAGAGTATGCAAGAACTCGCTTGAACAAGTTCTCTCACGATCGGATGGTCCGCATGTGGACAGAATTCTTCGCTTACGAGGATTTGGCCGAGAAGGATCGTCTGAATCATAGCTGGGAATCCCGCGCTATTGCCCGTGATACCCGCTGGGATTACATTATAAAGAATTATTCGCAGAAGGCAGGGAATGCGCTCTCGGAATCCGATATCCCCGAGAACCTCTACAAGTACGAATACTACACGGGTTACCGCCTGATGACTTTCGGAAAATCCCTGGAACAGAGCATTCCTGAAACGTACTCTCGAATCCGTTCGGAATACAAAAAGAACTGGATCGGTCGTAAGTCTGCTGAAGCTTACGAGGCGGCGACGGTTCACATCTACAACATGGACACTCCCGAGTATAAGCCTGAAATGGTGGCGGATGTGTTGCTAAAGAAAGCGGATTCGCTTTTCAAGGCGAACAACCGTTCTGCGGCTATCGAAACTTACCGCAAGTTGCAGATGGCTTTCGCCGATGTTGATTCGCTCCTGGAAAAGGCTACTTACGAAATGGCGCTTGCCCAGAGCGAAAACGAGGATTTCAAGCAGGCGGAAGCGGGGTATTATGCTTTCTATAGCATTTGGCCCGAAAGCCCGAATGCCGAAAAGGCTATGTTCAGCCGCGGGTTCATTCTGAATGAAAATCTTGGAATGAATACGCGTGCGCAGGTCGTGCTCGAAGAGTTCCTCCAGAAGTATCCGAATAGCGAACTCAAGGAATCTGCCCAGTGGCTCGTCGACAACATCAAGAGCAACGGCAAACTTGCCGATGATTTGATGAAGAAAATCGAGGCGGAAGAGTAA
- a CDS encoding fumarate reductase/succinate dehydrogenase flavoprotein subunit: MILDSKIPGGSIEEKWTKHKFELKLVNPANKRKFTVIVVGTGLAGASAAASLAELGYNVKSFCIQDSPRRAHSIAAQGGINAAKNYKNDGDSVYRLFYDTVKGGDFRAREANVHRLAENSNLIIDQCVAQGVPFGREYGGLLDNRSFGGTQVSRTFYARGQTGQQLLLGAYQALMRQVAAGKVKMFPRREMMDLVVIDGKARGIIVRNLITGELESHVGDAVCLCTGGYGNVYYLSTNAQGSNVTAAFRAYKRGALFANPCYTQIHPTCIPRHGDLQSKLTLMSESLRNDGRIWVPRKAGDTRSPDQIPEEDRYYYLEEKYPSFGNLVPRDVASRNAKQVCDAGLGVGNTKQAVYLDFADAIQRMGVAGVSAKYGNLFQMYEKITDEDPYKVPMRIFPAIHYTMGGLWVDYDLMSTIPGCFVLGEANFSDHGANRLGASALMQGLSDGYFVIPFTIGGYFAGTKLEKVSESDAAFEDCKKQTEERIHKLLSIKGHRTVNDIHRELGNIMWEYVGMARNEAGLKTALEKIPALRAEFWENVNVLGSEGSFNQNLERAGRVADFLEFAEVLTLDALHRKESCGGHFREESQTPEGEAKRDDENFCYVGAWEYKGDGVAPELSKEPLTFDNVHLATRSYK; the protein is encoded by the coding sequence ATGATTCTTGATTCTAAAATCCCCGGTGGTTCCATCGAAGAAAAGTGGACCAAGCACAAGTTCGAACTCAAGCTCGTGAACCCCGCCAACAAGCGTAAGTTCACCGTGATTGTGGTGGGTACTGGCCTTGCCGGTGCTTCTGCCGCCGCATCCCTCGCCGAACTTGGTTACAATGTCAAGTCTTTCTGCATCCAGGATAGCCCCCGCCGCGCACACTCCATTGCTGCCCAGGGTGGTATCAACGCTGCCAAGAACTACAAGAACGACGGCGACTCCGTTTACCGTCTGTTCTACGATACCGTGAAGGGCGGTGACTTCCGCGCTCGCGAAGCTAACGTGCACCGCTTGGCCGAAAACTCGAACCTCATCATCGACCAGTGCGTCGCCCAGGGTGTTCCGTTCGGTCGTGAATACGGTGGCCTCCTCGACAACCGTTCCTTCGGTGGTACGCAGGTTTCCCGTACGTTCTACGCCCGCGGTCAGACGGGTCAGCAGCTCTTGCTCGGTGCCTACCAGGCACTTATGCGCCAGGTTGCCGCCGGTAAGGTGAAGATGTTCCCCCGTCGCGAAATGATGGACCTCGTCGTGATCGACGGCAAGGCCCGCGGTATCATCGTCCGTAACCTCATCACTGGCGAACTCGAAAGCCACGTGGGTGACGCTGTCTGCCTTTGCACCGGCGGTTATGGTAACGTCTACTACCTTTCTACAAACGCCCAGGGTTCCAACGTGACGGCCGCTTTCCGTGCCTACAAGCGCGGCGCCCTGTTCGCTAACCCCTGCTACACGCAGATTCACCCGACTTGCATTCCTCGCCACGGCGACCTGCAGTCGAAGCTCACCTTGATGAGCGAATCTCTCCGTAACGACGGCCGTATTTGGGTTCCGCGCAAGGCTGGCGACACCCGTTCTCCGGACCAGATCCCCGAAGAAGATCGTTACTACTATCTCGAAGAAAAGTATCCGAGCTTCGGTAACCTCGTGCCCCGTGACGTGGCATCCCGTAACGCCAAGCAGGTTTGCGACGCAGGCCTCGGCGTGGGTAACACCAAGCAGGCCGTGTACCTCGACTTCGCCGACGCTATCCAGCGCATGGGCGTTGCCGGTGTCTCTGCCAAGTACGGCAACCTCTTCCAGATGTACGAAAAGATTACCGACGAAGACCCGTACAAGGTTCCGATGCGTATCTTCCCGGCCATCCACTATACCATGGGCGGCCTCTGGGTGGACTACGATCTGATGTCCACGATTCCGGGCTGCTTCGTTCTCGGTGAAGCCAACTTCTCCGACCACGGTGCAAACCGCCTCGGTGCTTCTGCTCTTATGCAGGGCCTCTCCGACGGTTACTTCGTCATTCCGTTCACCATCGGCGGTTACTTCGCGGGCACCAAGCTCGAGAAGGTCTCCGAATCCGATGCCGCGTTCGAAGACTGCAAGAAGCAGACCGAAGAACGCATCCACAAGCTCCTCTCCATCAAGGGTCACCGCACTGTTAACGATATCCATCGTGAACTCGGTAACATCATGTGGGAATACGTGGGCATGGCTCGTAACGAAGCCGGCCTCAAGACCGCCCTCGAGAAGATTCCGGCCCTCCGTGCCGAATTCTGGGAAAACGTCAACGTGCTCGGTTCCGAAGGTTCCTTCAACCAGAACCTCGAACGCGCCGGCCGCGTGGCTGACTTCCTCGAGTTCGCCGAAGTCCTCACTCTCGACGCCCTGCACCGCAAGGAATCTTGCGGCGGCCACTTCCGCGAAGAAAGCCAGACTCCGGAAGGCGAAGCCAAGCGCGACGACGAAAACTTCTGCTACGTGGGTGCCTGGGAGTACAAGGGCGACGGTGTCGCACCGGAACTTTCCAAGGAACCTCTTACCTTTGATAACGTCCACCTCGCTACTAGGAGCTACAAATAA
- a CDS encoding succinate dehydrogenase cytochrome b subunit, which yields MQWIVKYLTSSIGKKQIMGCTGAFLALFIFGHMCGNFQLLNFDQAAAQASYNAYTEFLTGFNPLHFPIKMIYLVELVLVAAFALHIFLAIKLKIENKKARGGIDYEVNARKGKKTFATFTMIWSGLFILGFLVQHLMMLKFGEHYLYLNDKGEIVRDMWLTTIEMFANPAWAAFYVVSMFVIGMHLFHAISSAFQTMGIAHQKWTPIIDIAGIAYSIIVALGFGITAVAAFYLANQPGTQALIEKSRSLQPQYEQMKKDKEAAKTSFVIPSVGTVEVSFNA from the coding sequence ATGCAATGGATCGTCAAGTATCTTACCTCCTCTATCGGTAAGAAGCAGATCATGGGATGCACTGGCGCGTTCCTCGCCCTGTTCATCTTCGGCCACATGTGTGGTAACTTCCAGCTTCTGAATTTCGATCAGGCCGCGGCTCAGGCATCTTACAATGCCTACACCGAATTCCTGACCGGATTCAACCCGCTCCACTTCCCGATCAAGATGATTTATCTCGTCGAACTGGTGCTGGTGGCTGCTTTCGCTCTTCACATCTTCCTTGCTATCAAGCTGAAGATCGAGAACAAGAAGGCTCGCGGTGGCATCGACTACGAAGTCAACGCTCGCAAGGGCAAGAAGACTTTCGCAACCTTCACCATGATCTGGTCCGGTCTCTTCATTCTCGGCTTCCTCGTGCAGCACCTCATGATGCTCAAGTTCGGTGAACACTACCTGTACCTGAACGACAAGGGCGAAATCGTCCGCGACATGTGGCTCACCACCATCGAAATGTTTGCTAACCCGGCTTGGGCTGCATTCTACGTGGTCAGCATGTTCGTGATCGGTATGCACCTGTTCCACGCTATTTCTTCGGCCTTCCAGACCATGGGCATTGCTCACCAGAAGTGGACCCCGATTATCGACATCGCTGGTATCGCTTACAGCATTATCGTTGCCCTCGGTTTCGGTATCACCGCCGTTGCAGCCTTCTACCTCGCTAACCAGCCGGGTACCCAGGCCCTCATCGAAAAGTCCCGCAGCCTCCAGCCGCAGTACGAACAGATGAAGAAGGACAAGGAAGCCGCCAAGACTTCTTTCGTGATTCCTTCTGTCGGCACCGTCGAAGTTTCTTTTAACGCTTAA
- a CDS encoding succinate dehydrogenase/fumarate reductase iron-sulfur subunit, with protein MSGLNLTLKIWRQKDAKTKGQFETVKINDVSPDMSFLEMLDIVNEEQMKQGKEGFAFDHDCREGICGMCSLVINGMPHGPDHATTTCQLHMRKFKDGDTIVIEPWRAAAFPVIRDCAVDRTAFDRIIAAGGFVSVNTGAAPEASTIPVPKADADRAFDAAACIGCGACVAACKNASAMLFVSAKVSHLSFLPQGKVEAKKRVLAMVAQMDKEGFGNCTNLYECQAACPKGITVDYIAKMNREYLGATVTYAEKVYGKD; from the coding sequence ATGAGCGGACTGAATTTGACTTTGAAGATTTGGCGTCAGAAGGATGCCAAGACCAAGGGACAGTTCGAAACTGTCAAGATCAACGATGTTTCTCCGGACATGTCCTTCCTGGAAATGCTCGACATCGTGAACGAAGAACAGATGAAGCAGGGCAAGGAAGGCTTCGCTTTCGACCACGACTGCCGCGAAGGTATCTGTGGTATGTGCTCTCTCGTCATCAACGGTATGCCGCACGGTCCTGACCATGCAACGACTACCTGCCAGCTTCACATGCGCAAGTTCAAGGATGGCGACACCATCGTGATCGAACCGTGGCGCGCCGCCGCATTCCCGGTTATCCGTGACTGCGCTGTTGACCGTACCGCTTTCGACCGCATCATCGCTGCCGGTGGCTTCGTTTCTGTGAATACCGGTGCCGCTCCTGAAGCTTCCACCATTCCGGTTCCCAAGGCTGATGCCGACCGCGCCTTTGACGCTGCCGCCTGTATCGGTTGCGGTGCCTGCGTGGCTGCCTGTAAGAACGCGTCCGCTATGTTGTTCGTATCTGCGAAGGTCTCTCACCTCAGCTTCCTGCCGCAGGGCAAGGTCGAGGCGAAGAAGCGCGTCTTGGCCATGGTCGCCCAGATGGACAAGGAAGGCTTCGGCAACTGCACGAACCTTTACGAATGCCAGGCCGCATGCCCGAAGGGTATCACCGTGGATTACATCGCCAAGATGAACCGCGAATACCTCGGTGCAACAGTCACGTATGCCGAAAAGGTGTACGGAAAGGACTAA
- a CDS encoding putative toxin-antitoxin system toxin component, PIN family, whose product MKVVLDCNIWISFLIGHQIAFVRQLLNDERFQVYACERLLEEIQDVCSREKIKKYIRMDDVADLLGIIYDYCQFAIIGENTQTPIRDPKDLYLLTLAEAIDAAYIVSGDKDLLELQHHKQTKIIKLADFRNMMQ is encoded by the coding sequence ATGAAGGTAGTCCTAGACTGCAATATCTGGATTTCGTTCCTGATTGGGCATCAGATTGCTTTTGTTCGTCAATTGTTGAATGACGAACGGTTTCAAGTGTATGCTTGTGAGCGGTTGCTTGAAGAAATTCAGGATGTTTGTAGCCGTGAAAAAATAAAGAAGTATATCCGAATGGATGATGTCGCTGATTTGCTTGGCATCATCTATGACTATTGTCAATTTGCTATTATCGGAGAGAATACGCAAACCCCAATTCGTGACCCCAAGGACCTTTACCTGCTCACTCTTGCAGAAGCAATCGATGCGGCGTATATTGTATCTGGGGATAAGGATTTGCTAGAACTTCAGCATCATAAACAGACAAAAATTATCAAGTTAGCGGACTTCCGCAATATGATGCAATAA